One Bombyx mori chromosome 28, ASM3026992v2 DNA segment encodes these proteins:
- the serpin-4 gene encoding serine protease inhibitor 4 precursor, producing MCLLKFLVLAIVPLSFAQNIPKATNLHNGLTEKIGNFSIELLYHTSNLEQSKGNLIMSPITVWTVLAVIAEGASGNTRRQINHALRLQAKHTNVTRSEFQKISEWLRVNTNTIELAKINAIIVDKQRLPQQDFHDNAKTYYETDMITLNFEDAQNSANLLNSAISNFTHGKIPKIVDTGSFQDSQMLLTSALYFKGQWTIPFNTSSTSKLPFYNSKGEKIGEVNMMYNRHTYPFSNIKILNARVIELPYGVENRLSMLIMVPNPGVSLASMFMKFKELSLDSFFEELRISKEEFSDDEVDCFIPRFKIESNLDMTSVLKNAMGIEDLFDARKAVLPHMARTPMFVSKVVHKAEIEVTEAGTTAAGVTVAEFSNRIGVVRFEANRPFTYMIVEKVTNSIVFGGFYTEPSLY from the coding sequence atgtgtcttttaaaatttttggttTTGGCAATCGTGCCATTGTCTTTCGCTCAAAATATTCCTAAGGCGACTAATCTCCACAATGGGCTCACCGAGAAGATTGGAAATTTTTCCATTGAATTATTGTATCACACCTCGAATTTGGAGCAGAGTAAAGGTAACTTGATTATGTCTCCAATCACCGTTTGGACGGTTTTGGCGGTAATAGCTGAAGGCGCGTCTGGGAATACGAGACGGCAGATCAATCACGCGTTACGGCTACAAGCAAAGCATACGAACGTCACTCGAAGCGAATTCCAAAAAATCTCAGAATGGCTCCGAGTCAACACGAACACAATAGAACTCGCCAAAATCAATGCCATAATTGTCGATAAGCAACGTTTGCCACAACAAGACTTTCATGACAATGCAAAGACCTATTATGAAACTGATATGATAACACTTAACTTCGAAGATGCACAGAACTCTGCTAATTTATTGAATTCAGCCATCTCCAACTTCACCCATGGTAAAATACCAAAGATAGTTGACACCGGTAGTTTCCAAGACTCCCAAATGCTGTTGACTAGTGCACTCTATTTTAAAGGTCAGTGGACTATACCATTTAACACATCGTCTACATCAAAACTACCTTTTTACAATAGTAAAGGTGAAAAAATTGGTGAAGTGAACATGATGTACAATCGACATACATATCCATTCtcgaacattaaaatattaaatgcaaGAGTCATTGAGTTGCCATACGGTGTAGAAAACCGCTTGTCAATGTTAATCATGGTGCCAAACCCTGGTGTTTCACTTGCAAGTATGTTCATGAAGTTCAAGGAGCTTTCATTAGATTCATTCTTTGAAGAATTGCGCATCTCTAAGGAGGAATTTTCAGATGATGAAGTCGATTGTTTCATTCCGAGATTCAAAATTGAGTCTAATTTGGATATGACATCGGTGTTGAAGAATGCCATGGGTATCGAGGATTTGTTTGATGCGAGGAAAGCTGTTTTACCACATATGGCTCGGACTCCTATGTTTGTGTCGAAAGTGGTACACAAAGCAGAAATTGAAGTTACAGAAGCAGGAACAACAGCTGCCGGAGTAACAGTCGCAGAATTCAGCAACCGAATAGGAGTTGTAAGATTTGAGGCGAATCGTCCCTTCACTTACATGATTGTAGAGAAAGTAACAAATTCAATTGTATTTGGAGGCTTTTATACGGAGCCATCACTTTACTAA